In one window of Gemmatimonadota bacterium DNA:
- the pdhA gene encoding pyruvate dehydrogenase (acetyl-transferring) E1 component subunit alpha, giving the protein MATPKAGRKADTKTAEKYRQYLRQMLLIRRFEEKAGEAYSLGQIGGFCHLYIGQEAVAVGCLSQLRQGDAITATYREHGHALARGIPARAVMAELFGKATGCSGGKGGSMHIFDASLGFLGGHGIVGGHIPLTTGMGFAFKYRQTDQVAVCFFGEAAINNGAFHEALNMAGIWKLPCIFICENNRYGMGTALDRATATWNISERATSYDMSREVVDGQDLGEVIAAMDRAVVRARRPSAPTLLEIRTYRFVGHSMSDPIHGHYRTKEEVEAHRKRDPITLWAEKLKAEGLLDDAAFEKLDAEVKAEVQDAYEFADQSPDPDPEMLWKDVYAPTGEGR; this is encoded by the coding sequence ATGGCGACCCCCAAAGCCGGCCGGAAGGCCGACACCAAGACCGCCGAGAAGTACCGCCAGTACCTCCGGCAGATGCTGCTGATCCGCCGCTTCGAGGAGAAGGCGGGCGAGGCCTACAGCCTGGGCCAGATCGGCGGCTTCTGCCACCTCTATATCGGGCAGGAGGCGGTGGCGGTCGGGTGCCTTTCCCAGCTCCGGCAGGGTGACGCGATCACCGCCACCTACCGGGAGCACGGGCATGCGCTCGCCCGCGGCATCCCCGCGCGCGCGGTGATGGCCGAGTTGTTCGGCAAGGCCACCGGCTGCTCCGGCGGCAAGGGCGGCTCGATGCACATCTTCGACGCCTCGCTCGGCTTCCTGGGCGGGCACGGCATCGTCGGGGGGCACATCCCGCTCACCACCGGGATGGGATTCGCGTTCAAGTACCGGCAGACCGACCAGGTCGCGGTGTGCTTCTTCGGCGAGGCGGCCATCAACAACGGCGCCTTCCACGAGGCGCTCAACATGGCCGGGATCTGGAAGCTCCCCTGCATCTTCATCTGCGAGAACAACCGGTACGGCATGGGCACCGCCCTCGACCGGGCCACGGCCACCTGGAACATCTCCGAGCGGGCCACCAGCTATGACATGTCGCGCGAGGTGGTGGACGGCCAGGACCTGGGCGAGGTGATCGCCGCCATGGACCGGGCGGTGGTCCGGGCCCGCCGTCCCTCGGCGCCGACGCTGCTCGAGATCCGCACCTACCGGTTCGTGGGGCACTCGATGTCCGACCCGATCCATGGCCACTACCGGACCAAGGAAGAGGTCGAGGCGCACCGCAAGCGCGACCCGATCACCCTGTGGGCCGAGAAGCTCAAGGCCGAGGGGCTGCTGGACGACGCGGCGTTCGAGAAGCTGGACGCCGAGGTGAAGGCCGAGGTGCAGGACGCGTACGAGTTCGCCGACCAGTCGCCCGATCCGGACCCGGAGATGCTGTGGAAGGACGTCTACGCACCGACCGGGGAGGGGCGCTGA
- a CDS encoding pyruvate dehydrogenase complex E1 component subunit beta, with amino-acid sequence MPVITYRDALNQALREEMARDKDVFLMGEEVGVYQGAYKVSRGLLEEFGPTRIVDTPITELGFAGVGVGAAMVGLRPVIEFMTWNFALLAIDQIINAAAKMRYMSGGQVGVPIVFRGPAGAALQLAAQHSQCFEAMYAHIPGLKVVMPATPADAKGLLKSAIRDDDPIVFMEGEMLYNTKGEVPEGEHLVPIGVADIKRPGDHVTLLCYSKTVSLCLKAAEQLAAEGIEAEVVDLRTIRPLDLEAIFTSVSKTHRAVMAEEGWAFAGAGAQVVDEIQKTIFDELDAPVLRVTGADVPMPYNKHLEKAAKVNPDKIVAAAKQVLYLE; translated from the coding sequence ATGCCGGTGATCACGTACCGTGACGCGCTCAACCAGGCCCTCCGCGAGGAGATGGCCCGGGACAAGGACGTGTTCCTGATGGGCGAGGAGGTGGGCGTCTACCAGGGAGCCTACAAGGTCAGCCGGGGGCTGCTGGAGGAGTTCGGACCCACCCGGATCGTGGACACGCCGATCACCGAGCTCGGTTTCGCCGGGGTGGGAGTCGGGGCCGCCATGGTGGGGCTGCGGCCCGTGATCGAGTTCATGACCTGGAACTTCGCCCTGCTGGCGATCGACCAGATCATCAACGCGGCCGCCAAGATGCGCTACATGTCCGGGGGCCAGGTGGGGGTGCCGATCGTCTTCCGCGGCCCGGCCGGCGCGGCGCTGCAGCTGGCGGCCCAGCACAGCCAGTGCTTCGAGGCGATGTACGCCCACATCCCGGGGCTCAAGGTGGTGATGCCGGCCACACCCGCCGACGCCAAGGGCCTGCTCAAGAGCGCCATCCGTGACGACGACCCGATCGTCTTCATGGAGGGCGAGATGCTCTACAACACCAAGGGCGAGGTGCCGGAGGGCGAGCACCTGGTCCCCATCGGCGTGGCGGACATCAAGCGCCCGGGCGACCACGTGACGCTGCTCTGCTACTCCAAGACGGTCTCGCTCTGCCTCAAGGCCGCGGAACAGCTGGCGGCCGAGGGGATCGAGGCGGAGGTGGTGGACCTGCGGACCATCCGCCCGCTCGACCTCGAGGCCATCTTCACCTCGGTGAGCAAGACCCACCGGGCGGTGATGGCGGAGGAAGGCTGGGCCTTCGCGGGCGCGGGGGCGCAGGTGGTCGACGAGATCCAGAAGACCATCTTCGACGAGCTCGACGCGCCGGTGCTGCGGGTGACGGGGGCGGACGTCCCGATGCCGTACAACAAGCATCTGGAGAAGGCGGCGAAGGTGAATCCCGACAAGATCGTCGCGGCGGCGAAACAGGTCCTCTACCTCGAATAG
- a CDS encoding 2-oxo acid dehydrogenase subunit E2, translating to MATKVLMEALSPTMEEGRLVEWKKQEGDAVAVGDVLAEVETDKAVMDLLARAAGVLLKHGIAAGTTVPVGRIVGVIGAAGEDVSALLGSAAPAAPPAPPRPAAAPAPAQPAAPTRVPAPAAPAAAPPPAAPPAPGGRVKASPLARRMAAEQGLDLARLQGSGPEGRIVVRDLAAAPPAASAPSTPGAVASWRPSGAAFTDVPLTQIRKTIARRLAESIGPVPTFYLTTEVDMERVAEAREALNETARRLGGSAARADETKISYNDIVLKCTALALRQHPACNAWWQDDRIRYWNEIHVSVAVAIEDGLITPVVRHADQKSLREIATEVRDLAGRAKERRLKPEEYSGGTFSVSNLGMFEIDQFTAIINPPEAGILAVGSIVEKPVVHGGAVVPRKRMRVTMSCDHRVIDGATGATFLKTFKHMLENPLALVW from the coding sequence ATGGCAACCAAAGTGCTGATGGAGGCGCTGTCCCCCACGATGGAAGAGGGGCGCCTCGTCGAATGGAAGAAGCAGGAGGGCGATGCGGTCGCCGTCGGTGACGTGCTCGCCGAGGTAGAGACCGACAAGGCGGTGATGGACCTGCTGGCCCGCGCGGCGGGGGTGCTGCTCAAGCACGGCATCGCCGCCGGCACCACGGTGCCGGTGGGCCGCATCGTCGGCGTCATCGGGGCCGCGGGCGAGGACGTCTCGGCGCTGCTGGGCTCCGCGGCTCCCGCCGCGCCCCCTGCCCCACCCAGGCCGGCGGCGGCGCCCGCCCCGGCCCAGCCAGCGGCGCCGACCCGTGTCCCCGCACCTGCCGCGCCGGCCGCAGCGCCGCCGCCGGCCGCCCCACCTGCGCCGGGAGGCCGGGTCAAGGCCTCGCCACTCGCCAGGAGGATGGCGGCCGAACAGGGTCTCGACCTGGCCCGGTTGCAGGGCTCCGGGCCGGAGGGGCGGATCGTGGTACGCGACCTCGCCGCCGCGCCCCCTGCGGCCAGCGCGCCCTCGACTCCCGGCGCCGTGGCGTCGTGGCGACCTTCAGGCGCCGCCTTCACCGACGTCCCGCTTACCCAGATCCGCAAGACCATCGCCCGCCGGCTGGCAGAGTCGATCGGCCCCGTTCCCACCTTCTACCTGACCACCGAGGTGGACATGGAGCGGGTGGCGGAGGCGCGCGAGGCGCTGAACGAGACGGCTCGGCGGCTCGGCGGCTCGGCGGCCCGGGCCGACGAGACGAAGATTTCCTACAATGACATCGTCCTCAAGTGCACCGCCCTCGCCCTCCGGCAGCATCCCGCCTGCAACGCGTGGTGGCAGGACGACCGGATCCGTTACTGGAACGAGATCCACGTGAGCGTGGCGGTGGCGATCGAGGACGGACTGATCACGCCGGTGGTGCGCCACGCCGACCAGAAGTCGCTGCGGGAGATCGCCACCGAAGTTCGCGACCTCGCCGGCCGGGCCAAGGAGCGGCGGCTCAAGCCGGAGGAGTATTCCGGTGGTACCTTTTCGGTCTCCAATCTCGGCATGTTCGAGATCGACCAGTTCACCGCGATCATCAACCCGCCCGAGGCGGGGATCCTGGCGGTTGGAAGCATCGTGGAGAAGCCTGTGGTCCATGGCGGCGCCGTGGTCCCGCGCAAGCGGATGCGGGTCACGATGTCGTGCGACCACCGGGTGATCGACGGCGCCACCGGCGCCACCTTCCTCAAGACGTTCAAGCACATGCTGGAGAACCCGCTCGCGCTGGTGTGGTAG
- a CDS encoding dipeptidase yields MDTSFVTREQPRLLRELTEFLSIPSISALPDHAADCRRAADWLMQDLRRLGCPVVELIEGKGHPVVWAESPPVPGAPTLLIYGHYDVQPVDPVDEWHTPPFEATVRDGKLYARGTADDKGQVFCLLRAYEAIRDADGRPPLNVHFLIEGEEECGGHVLEELIAKEPERVKADAALVCDMSYYAPGIPGVYTALRGMCYAEISVRTLQRDLHSGTYGGVAPNAIETLVRLLADLKDETGRINIPKIYKSVIPPTKAERRDWDRLPFKKKQYLQEEITGKALTGLQKYSVFERTWALPTFEIHGIRGGFVGEGAKTVIPAAATAKVSLRLVPGLPFAQVAKWLEKAARAAAPKYAEVEVKILHGGDPVQVDVNHPAFAVLDAAFKEVVGKPAVRVRAGGSIPIVPRLGAMGAPVLLTGIGLPDDGLHSPNEKLDLAQLWEGITVFGRFMELFAQTRA; encoded by the coding sequence ATGGATACCTCATTTGTGACCCGCGAGCAGCCGCGCCTCCTGCGCGAGCTCACCGAGTTCCTCAGCATCCCCAGCATCAGCGCCCTCCCCGATCATGCCGCCGACTGCCGCCGTGCCGCCGACTGGCTCATGCAGGACCTCCGGCGGCTGGGCTGCCCGGTGGTGGAGCTGATCGAGGGCAAGGGACATCCCGTGGTCTGGGCCGAGTCGCCACCGGTGCCCGGGGCCCCGACGCTCCTCATCTACGGCCACTACGACGTGCAGCCGGTCGACCCGGTGGATGAATGGCACACGCCGCCCTTCGAGGCCACCGTCCGCGACGGCAAGCTCTACGCGCGCGGCACCGCCGACGACAAGGGGCAGGTCTTCTGCCTGCTGCGGGCCTACGAAGCCATCCGCGACGCCGACGGCCGCCCCCCGCTCAACGTGCACTTCCTGATCGAGGGCGAGGAGGAATGCGGCGGGCACGTGCTCGAGGAGCTGATCGCGAAGGAGCCGGAGCGGGTCAAGGCCGACGCCGCGCTCGTCTGCGACATGTCGTACTACGCCCCGGGCATCCCCGGCGTCTACACCGCGCTGCGCGGCATGTGCTACGCCGAGATCTCGGTGCGCACCCTCCAGCGCGATCTCCACTCCGGCACCTACGGCGGCGTGGCCCCGAACGCCATCGAGACCCTGGTCCGCCTCCTCGCGGACCTCAAGGACGAGACCGGCCGCATCAACATCCCCAAGATCTACAAGTCGGTCATCCCGCCCACCAAGGCGGAACGGCGCGACTGGGACCGCCTGCCGTTCAAGAAGAAGCAGTACCTGCAGGAGGAGATCACCGGCAAGGCGCTGACCGGGCTGCAGAAGTACTCTGTCTTCGAGCGGACCTGGGCCCTGCCCACCTTCGAGATCCACGGTATCCGCGGCGGCTTCGTGGGCGAGGGAGCCAAGACGGTCATCCCCGCGGCCGCCACCGCCAAGGTGAGCCTCCGGCTGGTGCCGGGGCTGCCCTTTGCCCAGGTGGCCAAGTGGCTGGAGAAGGCCGCCAGGGCCGCCGCGCCCAAGTACGCCGAGGTCGAGGTCAAGATCCTCCACGGCGGCGACCCGGTGCAGGTCGACGTGAACCACCCGGCCTTCGCGGTGCTTGATGCGGCCTTCAAGGAAGTGGTGGGGAAGCCGGCGGTCAGGGTCCGCGCCGGTGGCTCCATCCCGATCGTCCCGCGGCTCGGCGCCATGGGCGCCCCGGTGCTCCTGACCGGCATCGGCCTCCCGGACGACGGGCTGCACTCCCCCAACGAGAAGCTCGACCTGGCCCAGCTGTGGGAGGGGATCACCGTGTTCGGGCGGTTCATGGAGCTGTTCGCCCAGACCCGCGCGTAG
- the lipB gene encoding lipoyl(octanoyl) transferase LipB, with the protein MSAPRQLQVLELGRVPYAEAHALQRRLADHRIARALEHDLLLLLEHERTVTLGRGSRDSSLPLPVAELERRGVTVAEVERGGDVTWHGPGQLVGYPILDLTGHRQDLHWYLRAVEEALIVALRALDLTGVRRPGFTGVWVDDRKVASIGIHVRQWVTTHGFALNVSNDLADFGLIVPCGIPDVRMTTLAQELGGTRDAAALWTAATAAVTRGFAEVFGLAPVAATLPQVLAGGTATPSTT; encoded by the coding sequence GTGAGCGCCCCCCGCCAGTTGCAGGTCCTGGAGCTCGGCCGGGTACCCTACGCCGAGGCACACGCGCTGCAGCGGCGGCTGGCGGACCACCGGATCGCCCGCGCACTGGAGCACGACCTGCTGCTGCTGCTCGAACACGAGCGCACCGTGACCCTGGGCCGCGGGAGCCGGGACTCGAGCCTCCCGCTGCCGGTGGCCGAGCTGGAACGGCGCGGGGTGACGGTGGCGGAGGTGGAGCGCGGTGGGGACGTCACCTGGCACGGGCCGGGACAGCTGGTGGGCTACCCGATCCTCGACCTCACGGGGCACCGCCAGGACCTCCACTGGTACCTGCGCGCGGTGGAGGAGGCGCTGATCGTGGCCCTGCGCGCGCTGGACCTGACGGGAGTCCGGCGGCCGGGGTTCACCGGGGTGTGGGTGGACGACCGGAAAGTCGCCAGCATCGGCATCCACGTGCGGCAGTGGGTGACGACCCACGGGTTCGCGCTCAACGTCTCCAATGACCTGGCCGACTTCGGCCTGATCGTTCCCTGCGGCATCCCGGATGTGCGGATGACCACCCTGGCGCAGGAGCTGGGCGGGACGCGCGACGCAGCCGCGCTCTGGACGGCCGCCACGGCCGCGGTCACCCGGGGGTTCGCCGAGGTGTTCGGGCTGGCGCCGGTGGCCGCCACCCTGCCGCAGGTCCTCGCCGGGGGAACCGCGACGCCTTCCACGACGTAA
- the lpdA gene encoding dihydrolipoyl dehydrogenase: MASFDVIIIGGGPAGYVCAIRCAQLGLNTAVVEKDKLGGVCVNIGCIPTKALLHSARVAGIVAHEAKDLGIEVGSVKTDYGVAMKRSRKVSEQNSKGVEFLMKKHKVTVLKGAGTLLPGRKVKVGAETHEAKKAVVIATGSRVKGIPQIGLEINRSTVISSDEALFLEKAPASIAVIGAGAVGCEFADIFHAFGSKVTVIEALPRILPLEDAECSDALAKSYKKRGIDVIAGAKVVKADVGKDKVVLTLEAGGKSQTVEAEKVLMAAGRAVNTEDMGFKDAGVQLTDRGWVKVNLETLETTAPGVYCIGDVAGPPMLAHKGSREGVNVAERIAGHRPHPIRYDNIPSVTYCHPEVASVGLTEDQCKDKKLDYQVGRFPFSANGRARASNETEGFVKIIRDKKYGEILGAHIVGGHASEMIHELGLARENEYTVEEVDLLVHAHPTLSEAIAEAALDSLGRVMHI, encoded by the coding sequence GTGGCATCGTTTGACGTGATCATCATCGGTGGCGGCCCGGCGGGCTACGTGTGCGCCATCCGCTGCGCCCAGCTCGGGCTCAACACCGCCGTCGTCGAGAAGGACAAGCTCGGCGGCGTGTGCGTGAACATCGGCTGCATCCCCACCAAGGCGCTGCTGCACAGTGCGCGGGTGGCGGGGATCGTCGCGCACGAGGCGAAAGACCTCGGCATCGAGGTCGGCAGCGTCAAGACCGACTACGGCGTGGCAATGAAGCGCTCCCGCAAGGTGTCGGAGCAGAACTCCAAGGGCGTGGAGTTCCTCATGAAGAAGCACAAGGTGACAGTGCTCAAGGGCGCCGGCACCCTGCTCCCCGGGAGGAAGGTCAAGGTGGGGGCCGAGACGCACGAGGCGAAGAAGGCGGTCGTGATCGCCACCGGCTCGCGGGTCAAGGGCATCCCCCAGATCGGGCTCGAGATCAACCGGAGCACGGTGATCAGCTCCGACGAGGCGCTGTTCCTGGAGAAGGCGCCGGCCTCGATCGCGGTGATCGGCGCGGGCGCGGTGGGGTGCGAGTTCGCCGACATCTTCCACGCCTTCGGCAGCAAGGTCACGGTCATCGAGGCGCTGCCCCGCATCCTCCCGCTGGAGGACGCCGAGTGCTCCGACGCCCTGGCCAAGAGCTACAAGAAGCGGGGGATCGACGTGATCGCCGGCGCCAAGGTGGTCAAGGCCGACGTGGGCAAGGACAAGGTCGTCCTGACGCTCGAGGCCGGCGGCAAGAGCCAGACGGTCGAGGCGGAGAAGGTGCTCATGGCCGCGGGCCGGGCGGTCAACACCGAGGACATGGGATTCAAGGACGCCGGGGTGCAGCTGACCGACCGCGGCTGGGTGAAGGTGAACCTCGAGACCCTCGAGACCACGGCCCCCGGCGTGTATTGCATCGGCGACGTGGCCGGCCCGCCCATGCTGGCGCACAAGGGCAGCCGGGAGGGCGTCAACGTGGCGGAACGGATCGCGGGCCACCGTCCGCACCCGATCCGCTACGACAACATCCCGTCGGTCACGTACTGCCACCCCGAGGTGGCGAGCGTGGGGCTCACCGAGGACCAGTGCAAGGACAAGAAGCTCGACTACCAGGTCGGCCGCTTCCCGTTCAGCGCCAACGGCCGGGCCCGCGCCTCCAACGAGACCGAGGGCTTCGTCAAGATCATCCGTGACAAGAAGTACGGCGAGATCCTCGGGGCCCACATCGTGGGGGGGCACGCCTCGGAGATGATCCACGAGCTGGGGCTGGCCCGCGAGAACGAGTACACCGTCGAGGAAGTGGACCTGCTGGTGCATGCCCACCCCACCCTGTCGGAGGCGATCGCGGAGGCCGCGCTCGATTCGCTGGGGCGGGTGATGCACATCTAG
- a CDS encoding porin: MKRSALLFGALMLGAASGANAQALSMQMSNGWTFGFAGNVNIFAMYQSVSSSNNATGSPGQLVTGADTKGLYYGTGLLPAFATFTAKGKEGNTDLGVQFGFAPQVQCGGNAHDCFGAQIDMRQVFMTVGGSWGTITAGKELGIYQRSNILNDQTLFGVGGGGIAPGGTTLGRIGFGYVYPNFVPQFSYSSPAGKTTSFNIGLMEPSTFGAYTELTIPRLEAEVSFKAGNNLSVFVGGTAQNGKDPIADESKTAVGASGGLTYKTGTFSIHGSGYYGKGISTTLMFNANSQSGSELTKSYGYYGQLTFTPANSKMTLAGSFGSSFLADDGNNFKTENSLVSGGIYYQATKSLKIVGEGDYMWSKDKEGSGKNKAFTGAFGMMLFY, translated from the coding sequence ATGAAGCGTAGCGCTCTGTTGTTCGGGGCCCTGATGCTCGGCGCCGCGAGCGGCGCCAATGCCCAGGCCCTTTCGATGCAGATGAGCAATGGCTGGACCTTCGGCTTTGCCGGCAACGTCAACATCTTCGCGATGTACCAGAGCGTCAGCTCCAGCAACAACGCGACCGGCTCCCCGGGCCAGCTGGTGACCGGCGCCGACACCAAGGGCCTGTACTACGGCACCGGCCTGCTCCCCGCCTTTGCCACGTTCACGGCGAAGGGCAAGGAAGGCAACACCGACCTCGGCGTGCAGTTCGGCTTTGCGCCCCAGGTGCAGTGCGGCGGCAACGCCCACGACTGCTTCGGCGCCCAGATCGACATGCGTCAGGTGTTCATGACGGTCGGCGGCAGCTGGGGCACGATCACCGCCGGTAAGGAACTCGGCATCTACCAGCGCTCCAACATCCTGAACGACCAGACCCTGTTCGGCGTCGGCGGCGGCGGCATCGCCCCGGGCGGCACCACCCTGGGCCGCATCGGCTTCGGCTACGTGTACCCGAACTTCGTCCCCCAGTTCAGCTACTCCTCGCCGGCCGGCAAGACCACCAGCTTCAACATCGGCCTGATGGAGCCCAGCACCTTCGGCGCCTACACCGAGCTGACCATCCCCCGCCTCGAGGCGGAGGTGAGCTTCAAGGCCGGGAACAACCTGAGCGTGTTCGTGGGCGGCACCGCCCAGAACGGCAAGGACCCGATCGCCGATGAGAGCAAGACGGCGGTCGGCGCCTCGGGCGGCCTGACCTACAAGACCGGCACCTTCTCGATCCACGGCTCCGGTTACTACGGCAAGGGCATCAGCACCACCCTGATGTTCAACGCCAACTCGCAGTCGGGCAGCGAGCTGACCAAGTCGTACGGCTACTACGGCCAGCTGACCTTCACCCCGGCCAACAGCAAGATGACGCTGGCCGGCAGCTTCGGCTCCAGCTTCCTGGCCGATGATGGCAACAACTTCAAGACCGAGAACAGCCTGGTCTCCGGTGGCATCTACTACCAGGCCACCAAGTCGCTCAAGATCGTGGGCGAAGGCGACTACATGTGGTCGAAGGACAAGGAAGGCAGCGGCAAGAACAAGGCGTTCACCGGCGCCTTCGGCATGATGCTGTTCTACTAG
- a CDS encoding sulfite oxidase-like oxidoreductase codes for MTLRHDVRTRDRDRLPPGQIITQKWPVLHYGTVPHVDTRSWRFQVSGAVEQPFELGWEELLALPRQETTCDIHCVTRWSRYDNVFTGIPLAPILERARPRAQAAYVLVHAEHGFTTNVPLDDLSRPANLLALQHNGVDLDPEHGGPVRLVIPHLYFWKSAKWIRGFEFMEEDYPGFWEQNGYHMRGEPWAEERYGRPDPARMRRGPRK; via the coding sequence ATGACCCTTCGACACGACGTCCGGACCCGGGACCGGGACCGCCTGCCGCCCGGACAGATCATCACGCAGAAGTGGCCGGTGCTGCACTACGGCACGGTGCCGCACGTGGATACCCGGAGCTGGCGCTTCCAGGTGAGCGGCGCGGTGGAGCAGCCGTTCGAGCTGGGGTGGGAGGAGTTGCTCGCCCTGCCCCGGCAGGAGACCACCTGCGACATCCACTGCGTGACCCGCTGGAGCCGGTACGACAACGTGTTCACGGGGATCCCGCTGGCCCCGATCCTGGAGCGTGCGCGCCCCCGGGCCCAGGCGGCGTACGTGCTGGTCCACGCCGAGCATGGCTTCACCACCAACGTCCCCCTGGACGACCTGTCGCGCCCGGCCAACTTGCTGGCCCTCCAGCACAACGGCGTGGACCTGGATCCGGAGCATGGCGGCCCGGTCCGGCTGGTGATCCCCCACCTGTACTTCTGGAAGAGCGCCAAGTGGATCCGGGGCTTCGAGTTCATGGAGGAGGACTACCCCGGGTTCTGGGAGCAGAACGGCTACCACATGCGGGGGGAGCCCTGGGCGGAGGAGCGCTACGGGCGCCCCGATCCGGCCCGGATGCGGCGGGGGCCGCGGAAGTAG
- the lipA gene encoding lipoyl synthase translates to MATPLVQLTRGTTGEGAGPPALLPLVRKPSWLKVKAPGGGTYLQLKGMMRELGLHTVCEEARCPNIGECWEHRAATFMILGDVCTRNCAYCAVAHGTPAPYDPVEPVRLAEAVTRMGLKHVVITSVDRDDLENGGAEAFAGCVTEIRSRTAGSEGGETTVEVLIPDFKGSERALRIVLEARPHILNHNLETCERLYRLARPGGRYDRALALLANARRIGPDGLTKSGIILGLGEEWDEVVTCMRDLRRSDVNILTLGQYLRPTDGHLPIARYYTPDEFRELGEIGMQLGFTHVQASPLTRSSYHAWEQADTATRRFGASAVTHP, encoded by the coding sequence ATGGCCACACCGCTCGTTCAGCTGACACGGGGCACCACCGGGGAGGGGGCCGGGCCACCGGCCCTGCTCCCGCTGGTCCGCAAGCCTTCCTGGCTCAAGGTGAAGGCCCCGGGCGGGGGGACCTACCTGCAGCTGAAGGGCATGATGCGGGAACTCGGGCTCCACACCGTCTGCGAAGAGGCGCGCTGCCCCAATATCGGGGAGTGCTGGGAGCACCGGGCGGCCACGTTCATGATCCTGGGCGACGTCTGCACCCGGAACTGCGCCTACTGCGCCGTGGCGCACGGCACGCCGGCACCGTACGACCCGGTCGAGCCGGTCCGTCTGGCCGAGGCGGTGACCCGGATGGGGCTCAAGCACGTCGTCATCACCTCGGTGGACCGGGACGACCTGGAGAACGGCGGGGCCGAAGCCTTTGCCGGCTGCGTCACCGAGATCCGATCGCGGACCGCCGGCTCGGAAGGGGGGGAGACGACGGTGGAGGTGCTGATCCCGGATTTCAAGGGATCGGAGCGTGCGCTCCGGATCGTCCTGGAGGCGCGGCCCCACATCCTCAACCACAACCTCGAGACCTGCGAGCGGCTCTACCGGCTGGCCCGCCCGGGCGGTCGCTACGACCGGGCACTCGCCCTGCTGGCCAATGCCCGCCGGATCGGCCCGGACGGCCTCACCAAGTCCGGGATCATCCTTGGCCTGGGCGAGGAGTGGGACGAGGTCGTGACCTGCATGCGGGACCTGCGGCGGAGCGACGTGAACATCCTCACCCTGGGTCAGTACCTGCGCCCCACCGACGGTCACCTCCCGATCGCCCGCTACTACACCCCCGACGAGTTCCGTGAACTCGGCGAGATCGGGATGCAGCTGGGCTTCACCCACGTGCAGGCGAGCCCGCTGACGCGGTCGTCGTACCATGCGTGGGAGCAGGCAGACACGGCGACCCGGCGGTTCGGCGCCTCGGCCGTCACCCATCCCTGA